One segment of Triticum aestivum cultivar Chinese Spring chromosome 2A, IWGSC CS RefSeq v2.1, whole genome shotgun sequence DNA contains the following:
- the LOC123185159 gene encoding ice-structuring protein — protein MDNPPAGNVAHPLAAAAAGNNVANPPAAAAAAAANNVANPPPAAAAANNVLDHLAAMEAAAANNVANFQAQQAAAAAAAAAAADAAAVAAAAALERRRKEDKDCACLCCVYILGVLLFFAVMILLTSKPWNRG, from the exons ATGGACAATCCTCCGGCCGGCAACGTGGCCCATCctctggcagcggcggcggcgggcaacaaTGTGGCCaaccctccggcggcggcggcagcggcagcagcaaacAACGTggccaatcctcctccggcggcggcagcagcaaacAACGTGCTCGATCATCTGGCGGCGATGGAGGCAGCAGCAGCAAACAACGTGGCCAATTTTCAGGCGCAGCAAGCAGCagcggctgcagcggcggcggcggcggcg GATGCTGCTGCAGTGGCTGCCGCTGCAGCGCTGGAGCGGCGCCGCAAGGAAGACAAGGATTGTGCGTGCTTGTGCTGTGTGTATATCTTGGGCGTGCTGCTCTTCTTTGCTGTGATGATTCTGCTGACGTCCAAGCCATGGAATCGAGGCTAG
- the LOC123185158 gene encoding uncharacterized protein: MQIFEHRVHGIGPEQASAIGEEIKERRAAAMDLGKKAVEVQKNFREMLALVKAQEKIVKALSQVRQSAEARARSIAENLARARSRVEELRQEMEETKLLIALVVILFLLCIVAVTHGISGDHLRSSTCSYLVLPLHGTQLGF, translated from the exons ATGCAGATCTTTGAGCACAGAGTTCATGGAATAGGTCCAGAGCAG GCCAGCGCCATAGGGGAGGAAATCAAGGAGCGGCGTGCTGCGGCCATGGATCTCGGCAAGAAGGCTGTTGAGGTGCAAAAG AATTTCAGGGAGATGCTGGCGCTTGTCAAGGCGCAGGAGAAAATAGTCAAGGCACTGAGTCAG GTCCGTCAGAGTGCTGAGGCCCGTGCACGATCTATTGCGGAGAATCTGGCCCGTGCACGATCTAGGGTCGAGGAGCTGCGCCAGGAGATGGAGGAGACAAAGCTGCTCATCGCACTGGTTGTGATCCTCTTCTTGTTGTGCATCGTCGCGGTTACCCACGGAATCTCCGGCGACCACTTACGGAGTAGTACTTGTTCCTACCTAGTACTTCCATTGCATGGCACGCAACTGGGATTTTAG